One Nitrospirota bacterium DNA segment encodes these proteins:
- a CDS encoding addiction module protein, translating into MSGQSQALLEQALKLPVNERAELAEQLLRSLDPVADRDVEAAWQKEVQRRLSEVERGVAEMIPWEEVRERLRHGK; encoded by the coding sequence ATGAGTGGACAATCCCAAGCTCTGCTTGAACAGGCTCTCAAGCTTCCTGTGAATGAGCGTGCGGAGTTAGCCGAGCAGTTGCTCAGGAGCCTCGATCCGGTCGCCGACCGGGATGTCGAAGCGGCCTGGCAGAAAGAGGTTCAACGACGATTGTCGGAAGTGGAGCGCGGTGTCGCGGAAATGATCCCCTGGGAAGAGGTCCGGGAACGCTTGCGGCATGGCAAGTGA
- a CDS encoding type II toxin-antitoxin system RelE/ParE family toxin, protein MASDFQIKFHREASEELERAKAWYEQQRAGLGEAFLHEVESAISRIRDNPTTWPCYPGKDTQRYILHRFPFGIVYQRQSQIIRVLAVMHLKREPGYWKRRAYE, encoded by the coding sequence ATGGCAAGTGATTTCCAGATCAAGTTCCATCGGGAGGCCTCGGAGGAGCTGGAACGGGCTAAGGCCTGGTATGAACAGCAGAGGGCCGGTCTTGGCGAAGCCTTCCTTCACGAGGTGGAAAGTGCTATCTCGCGGATTCGCGACAACCCGACAACCTGGCCATGCTATCCGGGGAAAGATACGCAGCGATATATCCTCCACCGGTTTCCGTTTGGAATCGTCTACCAGCGTCAATCGCAGATCATTCGCGTCTTAGCGGTGATGCATCTCAAGCGAGAACCTGGCTACTGGAAGAGGCGAGCATATGAGTAG
- a CDS encoding sigma-54 dependent transcriptional regulator, with amino-acid sequence MKPLILIADDDPDILKILRVGLHAKGYDTVAAADGREALAALNQTNPDLALLDIEMPHLSGIEVLKHIRQERPGLPVVILTAHATIGRAVEAMKEGATDFIPKPFELEHLLVVLGKALEREGLRREVEALRSQIDSRYDPLVSSTPAMNQIIDTAKKAAQSDATVLLLGESGTGKDLLARSIHAWSPRRDRLFAPVNCVALSEELLESELFGHEKGAFTGAHTQKLGKLEVATGGTVFLDEIGDMKPGLQAKLLRFLQNREFDRVGGTRSIRVDVRIIAATNRDLSQAVKAGAFRADLFYRLNVVSLTLPPLRERKDDIPQIAELFLSKYCREAKKPPMRISEQAMRKLLSHSWPGNVRELQNAIERAVVLKTGECLDPDDFVLQPLDLSPGDTDGADLPFHESIEQHKRRIILRALSKTGGSRIRAAELLGLQPSYLSRLIKQLNVSR; translated from the coding sequence ATGAAACCCTTGATCCTGATCGCTGACGACGACCCTGACATTCTCAAGATTCTGCGGGTCGGGCTGCACGCCAAAGGTTATGACACCGTGGCCGCGGCGGACGGGCGAGAGGCGCTGGCGGCTCTCAATCAGACGAACCCGGATCTTGCGTTGCTCGACATCGAGATGCCGCACCTCAGCGGCATCGAGGTCCTCAAGCACATTCGCCAGGAACGACCCGGTTTACCGGTGGTCATCTTGACGGCGCATGCCACGATCGGACGGGCGGTGGAGGCCATGAAGGAGGGAGCGACCGATTTCATCCCGAAGCCCTTCGAGCTGGAGCACCTCTTGGTCGTGCTTGGCAAGGCGCTGGAACGGGAAGGGCTGCGTCGTGAAGTCGAAGCGCTGCGCTCGCAGATCGACAGTCGGTACGATCCGCTTGTCAGCTCGACGCCGGCCATGAACCAGATCATCGACACGGCGAAGAAAGCCGCGCAGAGCGATGCGACAGTATTGCTGCTCGGCGAAAGCGGAACGGGCAAGGATCTGTTGGCGCGCTCGATCCACGCGTGGAGTCCGAGACGGGATCGGCTGTTCGCCCCGGTGAACTGCGTGGCGTTGTCGGAAGAATTGCTCGAGTCCGAATTGTTCGGGCACGAGAAGGGAGCGTTCACCGGCGCCCATACACAGAAGCTTGGCAAGCTGGAGGTGGCGACGGGTGGAACCGTGTTCTTGGACGAAATCGGCGACATGAAGCCGGGGCTTCAAGCCAAGCTCTTGCGGTTTCTCCAAAATCGTGAGTTCGACCGTGTCGGCGGAACCCGATCCATCAGGGTGGATGTGCGCATCATTGCCGCCACGAATCGCGATCTGTCCCAGGCCGTCAAAGCGGGCGCCTTTCGCGCGGATCTCTTCTACCGCCTCAATGTGGTGAGTTTGACGTTGCCGCCGTTGCGTGAGCGAAAGGACGACATCCCGCAGATTGCGGAGCTGTTTCTGAGCAAATACTGCCGTGAAGCCAAGAAGCCGCCGATGCGCATTTCAGAGCAGGCGATGCGGAAACTCCTGTCACACTCCTGGCCCGGCAACGTGCGCGAACTGCAGAACGCGATCGAGCGGGCGGTGGTGCTCAAAACCGGAGAGTGTCTTGACCCCGACGATTTCGTCCTGCAACCCCTGGATCTTTCGCCGGGGGACACGGACGGAGCGGATCTTCCGTTTCATGAGTCGATCGAGCAGCACAAAC
- a CDS encoding response regulator, which produces MALGRILVVDDEADVRKSVRFCLNKAGYDTVEAANGEEAVTEMTSGDNPLMIDAIVCDLNMPKVRGEEAISYFRAQFPSVPVLILTGYPDTGGAADLYKRGVSDYLTKPIESHRLAAAVDRVARNHVYADPFTV; this is translated from the coding sequence ATGGCACTCGGTCGAATTCTCGTAGTGGATGATGAAGCGGACGTCAGGAAGTCGGTGCGGTTCTGCTTGAACAAGGCGGGCTACGACACGGTCGAAGCAGCGAACGGAGAAGAGGCCGTCACGGAGATGACATCAGGGGACAATCCGCTCATGATCGACGCGATCGTGTGCGACCTCAACATGCCGAAAGTCCGGGGGGAGGAAGCCATCTCGTACTTCCGCGCGCAGTTCCCCTCCGTGCCCGTCCTGATTCTCACGGGTTACCCCGACACGGGCGGCGCCGCCGACCTGTACAAGCGCGGGGTGTCGGACTACCTTACGAAACCCATCGAGTCGCACAGGCTGGCGGCGGCCGTCGATCGAGTGGCCAGGAATCATGTCTACGCCGACCCCTTCACCGTATAG